CAGGATGCTGTCTACAAGGTAAGCCACCGATGCTCCCGGTGCATACCATGCTGACGTACCTAAAAGGCCTGTAAGCGTAGCACCGCCCACCATAGTGTCGGCAGCTACTTTGTCAAGCACATCCTGTGAAAGGAAATTCGAAACAGGGCTTCCGTTGTATGAAGCAAGCCTTGTAAGCGGTATCATAGTCGTATCACCATGACCACCAATTACCATCCCCTGAACATCGTTAGACGGCTTGTCAAGCGCTTTTGATAAATAATATTTAAAACGTGAGCTGTCAAGCGCCCCACCCATACCGATGATCCTGTTTTTCGGAAGGCCTGTAGCTTTCAGCGTAAGATAGGTCATGGTATCCATAGGGTTAGAAACTACAACTATAATTGTGTTTGGCGAATGCTGAAGTACATTCTCAGCCACCGACTTAACGATGCCCGCATTGATGCCGATAAGCTCCTCGCGCGTCATACCCGGTTTTCTCGGTATTCCCGAAGTGATTACAACCACATCGCTGTTGGCCGTTTTAGCATAATCGTTGGTTACACCGCTCACCCTTGTATTGAACCCTGTAGTAGTAGCACACTGCATGATATCCATTGCCTTGCCCTCTGCAAAGCCTTCTTTAATATCAAGCAAAACCACTTCACTCGCAATTCCCCTGTAGGAAATAACATCTGCACATGTAGCGCCTACGTTACCGGCGCCTACTATTGTTACTTTCATAATCTAATTTTGTATTTCTGGTTTGTTGTTGTTTTTAATAGTATATTGTAATGATATGTTTGCATTGACAAATTTACCAAAAGCAAGTATAGTTTGTACATCAAATCTGCCAATATTATACCTCAGCGATGCTTCGCCTATGTAATTCACCTTTGTTTTATAGATCTCATGAAGGCGGGTGTTTAGTATCTGCTGTAAAGGAAGTGTATTTTCTATAGTGCCTTTAGGGCCGCCTACTTTGTATTTAAAATCACTGGTATTCACCATAAAGCTTGCCATAACCTCCCAACGGCCAAATTCCTTTGAGCCACTCACCTGCGCCTGCCAGGTATCCACAAGCCCGTTGATGGTATTTATGCCCAGCGTACCGTAATCCGTCTTCACATCAAGGAAGCTGAATTCAACATCCTCTTTACTATACGACACCGATGCCGCAAGGTTTATTTTTTTGCTTCAAGGCTTTTGAAATACTGGCTGAAACTGTGCTTCAGGCCAACACCATATACCTGGTAATCGCTTTTTTTGAGCTTTACCTTAGGAGAATATTTTACCAAAAGATCTGTGCCATACCATAAGCCTAAAGCCCCCTGCAAATAAGGATAGGCAACCGTTTCCATATCGATGCCCTGTGGTGTTTCCAGGCGTACCGGGCTATTGCCCAAAGTGCCCGTCAAATATACCTGGTGGTCATTGCCCAACGCGGTAGGTACGGTGGCCGATGTTCCCTGCTCTAACTGGAAGAAGGTGAAATCGCTGTTATTAATGGTAAAATTCCTGTCGCGTTGCGGCGTAAAAAACACATTAGTATGCAGGCCGAACGACACCTCCCACAAATCCCTTTTCTTTGGGGTAGTTATCCATCCTGAAACCGACTGGTAAACAGCGGCATCGGTAGCGGGAGTAATGTACTTATCTGAAAAAAACAGGGCATCGTTAAGAAGATGCCCTATTTGCATTATAGCTTCCTGGTCTGCCTGCGCAGCTGCCCTGCCCGAAACCAGGAGCAAAACCGCGAACAAACCTTTCAGAAACGGCTTATGCATCAATTTTGGCATAAGCAGCGTTCTTCTCAATAAATTCCCTTCTTGGCGGAACTTCATCGCCCATAAGCATTGAGAATATCCTGTCGGCCTCTGCAAGGCTGTCGATGCTTACCTGGCGAAGTGTACGGAACTCAGGGTCCATTGTGGTATCCCAAAGCTGCTCGGCGTTCATCTCACCAAGACCTTTATAACGCTGTATGGCCGTACCGCCACCCATCCTTTCAGAGATCAGGTCGCGCTGGTTATCCGTCCATGCATATTCTTTTTTGGTTCCTTTTTTCACCAGATACAAAGGAGGTGTCGCGATGTAAACGTGACCGCCTTCAATAAGCTCTTTCATGAAACGGAAGAAGAACGTAAGGATCAACGTGGCAATGTGGCTGCCGTCAACGTCGGCATCACACATGATCACTACTTTGTGGTAACGCAGCTTTTCAAGGTTAAGCGCCTTGCTGTCCTCGGCAGTACCTACGGTCACACCAAGAGCAGTGAATATATTGCGTATCTCTTCGTTCTCGAACACTTTGTGGTGCATCGCTTTTTCTACGTTAAGGATTTTACCCCTCAACGGCAATATCGCCTGGAATGCCCTGTCTCGGCCCTGTTTTGCAGTACCCCCCGCAGAGTCACCCTCTACAAGGAATATTTCGCATTTTTCCGGATCCTGCTCAGAGCAGTCGCTCAGCTTGCCGGGAAGCCCGCCGCCGCCCATAACGGTTTTGCGCTGCACCATTTCACGCGCTTTTTTGGCAGCGTGGCGTGCCTGTGCCGCAAGGATAACCTTTTGCACAATCACACGGGCATCGTTAGGGTTTTCCTCAAGGTAATTTTCAAGCATTTCGCTCACCGCCTGGCTTACCGGGGCCACTACCTCACGGTTACCCAATTTGGTCTTGGTCTGGCCTTCGAACTGCGGCTCCGCAACTTTTACCGAAATAATGGCCGTAAGCCCCTCACGGAAGTCATCACCAGAAATTTCGAATTTCAGCTTATCCAACAAGCCTGAGCTGTCGGCATATTTTTTAAGCGTATTGGTCAATCCACGACGGAAGCCTGATAAGTGGGTACCTCCTTCATGGGTATTGATATTATTTACATACGAAAAGATATTCTCGGTGTAGCTCGTGTTATAGATAAGCGCCACCTCTACCGGCACCTCGCCTTTGTCGCTCTCCATGCTGATAACGTGCGAAACAATAGGCTCACGGTTGGCATCCAGGAAACGGATGTATTCTTTCAGTCCTTCGTCCGAATGGAAAACTTCCGATACATACTCGCCTTTATCATTCTTTTCCCTCTTATCAGTAAGCGTTATGGTAATCCCTTTATTAAGGAACGACAGTTCGCGCATACGGGCCGCAAGGGTATCGTATGAGAATTCAATGGTCTGGGTAAAGATAGTCGGGTCCGGGTAAAACGTTTGGGTAGTACCCCTTCTTTCGGTCTCACCTATCTGCTTAACCGGGTAAAGCGCTTTACCCCTTTCGTATTCCTGTTCGTATATTTTGCCCTCGCGGAAAACGGTAGAGCGCATGTGGTTGGAAAGTGCATTCACTACAGATACACCCACACCATGGAGACCACCGGAAACTTTATAGGAATCTTTGTCAAATTTACCGCCGGCGCCAATCTTGGTCATTACTACCTCAAGAGCCGAAACGCCTTCTTTTTTATGCAGGTCGACCGGGATACCACGGCCATTATCTTCAACGGTTATAGAGCCGTCCTCATTGATCGCCACACCGATAGTGTCGCAATGCCCGCCCATGGCCTCATCAATAGAGTTATCTACAACTTCGTAAACAAGGTGGTGCAAACCGCGCACCCCCACATCTCCTATGTACATCGAAGGGCGCATCCTTACGTGCTCCATCCCCTCAAGCGCCTGAATACTGTCTGCTGAATAACTGTTTTTCTTTATCTCCTCACTCATAAAAATTTGGTTCTTAAACGGATTTTAAGTTTAACGAACAAATATAAGGAAGTGAAGGCGATTATGCCACAAAACGGGCTGTTTTGGGAAGTAAGTTATTAACAATTTATTAAAACTTCCGGCCTGTTGAGGATATTTTAAAAGTAGTGATAATCCCTTAGAAAAATGGCCTTAAAATAGCGTTAGACTGCCCTGGGTGCCGTCAGTCAAATTGTGTATCAACAGATTCCCTTTTTCGTCAATATGCAGCACATCGATCCCTTCAGAAGCCAGTACATTAGCGATGAGATGTGTGCGATGGCATTCTGACGGCTTGCTTTCGCTGCACATTATGGCAAGACTGATGTTACCGGCGCAGGCTTGCTTTAACCGTTCTATACGGTCCCTAAAAAAAGGTTTGGTACTGATAACCGAATAGTCGACCCTGCCCTTTTCGTTATAACAGGTTTTGTCTTTCGGCCTGCCCCCAAGCGCATCACCCATAAAGACATAGGTAATGCCGTTTACCTCCAAAAAGCTTTTCAATGCAGCCTGCCTGTACTGGGGATTAAACCGCGAATAAGGCACCGACCGCACATCAACGAGGTATTTGATACTATAGCGGTTCAGCAATACAAGGAAATCCTCAGCTTTACGCGTGCCATGGCCAATTGTATAAAGCGGTGTCTTTTCCATATCCAATTTTACATAAAAACCCGGTCAGTTGCAAGGCTGTTAACAAACAAAAAACGCCCCGGCTCGTCGGGGCGTTTTTCTACAAACAAACAAACTAAATTCCAAAAAACCTGAAATTATACTTCTGCCTTCGCACAGGCAATTGCGGTGTCGGCATGTACGTGCGCCGCATTGGCCCTTCCGCTCGGGTCTGTATTTTCCTGCCACTTCGGTATCCATTTCCTAACCGTTTGCGCCGCGCTCACCTGCGGGAAATGCTTATGGAAAACCGACCTGTAAAAATAGGCCTCCTTGGTAACAGGTGTATTGTAAGGGAAACGCTGCTCGGCGTTTTCAAGCTCTGCGTCGGTAACCTGTGCAGAGCAATATTCTATCAGCGTATCGATCCAGCTGTAGCCTACGCCATCGCTAAACTGCTCTTTCTGCCTCCAAAGCACCTCATCCGGCAGATAGGGCTGCTCCGGGGTATCAAAGGCTTTGCGTAATATGTATTTTTCAACGCCATCGTAGGTCTTTGGCTGCTTATCTTCAGGATTGATCTTTATGGCAAGCTCCAGAAATTGCTTATCCAGGAACGGAACGCGTGCCTCAAGCCCGTGCGCCATGGTGCTTTTGTCGGCCCTCAGCAGATCGGCTGTAAAGAGCTTTTGCACCCTTTCAATGGTCTCTTTCTGGAAGTCCGATGGCGATGGCGCATTGCGGAAGTACAGGTAGCCACCAAAAATCTCATCGGCACCTTCGCCCGACAATACCACTTTTATGCCCATATCGGTAATTGCTTTCGAAAGGAAGTACATCGGCGTGCTTGCACGTATCGATGTTACATCATAGGTTTCAAGGTGCCATATCAGTTTATCCAGAATCGCTATCCCCTGCTCTATCGTAAAATGCACTTCGTGATGTTCTGTGCCCAAAAACTCTGCCACCTTGCGTGCTGCAACGGCATCCGGCGCCATTGCATCCAACCCTATAGAAAAGGAATGCAGCACCTGCCCGCTATCCTTCATCAGCCTTGCGGCGATGGAAGAAGTAAGCGACGAATCGAGCCCGCCCGAAAGCAGCACCCCGATGGGAACATCGCTCATCAGCCTTTTTTCTACGGCCTGGGTAAGGGTTTTCCGAATAGCTTCAAGATCGACAGCTTCCACTGCTTTTGATGCATCCTCCCACTGAGGCCTGTAGTATTTTACAAAACCGGTCTGCGGCGTATAGTAATGCCCCGGGGGGAAGGTAGAGAACGTTTGGCACTGGTCGGCTATCGACTTCATTTCTGAAGCGAAATAAATCCTGCCCCTCTCGTCAAGGCCGTAATACAAAGGCTTTACGCCAAGCGGGTCGCGCCCCGCAATAAAATCGTCGCCATCTATCACTACAAAAGCAAACATGCCATCCAGCAGGTTGCAGAAATCGTATCCGTATTCCTCATAGAGGTGCACGATCACTTCTGAATCCGATGTAGTGCGGAATGTATGGCCTTTCAGCACGGTATCGCGCAGCTTGCGGTGGTTGTAAATTTCGCCATTGTGCACCATCCAGGCGCTTTTAGTTCCCTGTATAGGCTGTTTGCCGGTATGGAGATCAATTACCGAAAGTCGCTCGTGGCTCAGTATGTGCCCTTTTTCTGTTACATGAAGGTCGCTTTCGTCCGGGCCGCGGTGCGACATCCTTTTTGAAAGCTGCTTAACCAATGCCTCGTCTTTTCCCTTACCGATAATTGCTAAAATTCCACACATATTGTCTCTGTTTTAAATTGGCGGCTGAACGTGCTCATCAGTTATGTTCAGCAAGACAAAATTGTATTTTTAGTTTCAATTATAAAATCATAAAAGTGTTTTCAATTACAATTTGTAATTATAAATAAACAAATTAAGCAATTAAGTAAGTTGAATAGCGGATTTCATCAGAAGGCGATTACAAATCATAAAAAAACCATCTTTAAGATGGTTAGAATTATGGAACACGGATGATGATGCTAAAAGCGGGACAGGCTGCGGATTTAGCGGATGACCAGAGATTTTTATGCAGGGCTGATATATGAAACTATTGTACCTGTTCAATTCTATATTTTGTCGTACCAACCTCAAATTCATCCCCTTCCTTCATCCCCATCATCCTCATTCCTAAAGGAGATTGCGGAGAAAGCGCTATTATGTTAATGCCTTCGATGATTATCTTTGGGAGTGCGGCGCTTACAAAGAGATAGAGGTTATTGGCTTTCACCAGGCTGCCTAATGCTATCTTAGAGTGTACGATCTCGGGGTTTATTTTGTCAAGGATGGCTTTCTGATCCAGGAACTCCTTCATCTTGTGATTGAGCTTTTCCTGTTCCAGGTGCATCATGGAAAGCGCCGTTTCGTGCTTATCGCCCGCCGAGCCTTTAGCATCATTGGAAGCATCTTCGGTAAGGGCAACGATCATATCACGGAAGGCATCGATGCGGTCTTCTGCCTGCTGTTTGTAGTAGGCGAGTGTTTTTTGTTTGAGTGTGTCCATATCTTTTGATCCTGCAAGGTTTTGGAACCTTGTAGGTATAAATTAAACGAAAAACCTGTAACAAAACATGCTACAGGCTATTATCAAACTACAAGGTTTTGAAAACCTTGCAGGTTGTTAGAAATTAAACTTATACGATGCCCCTATCAAAAACTGGAAGCCCTGCACCTGGTAGTTTACCCAACGCTCGTAGTTTTGGCCGGTAATGTTGTTCAGTTTCAGGAAGCCGGTAAGGCGCTCGTTGTATTTGTACCCGGCATGGGCGTTAAGGTCGAAGTAGCTTTTAAGGGTGACAATTTCCAGTTGGGTATTTTCGTTAAAAACCATATCCTTCCTGTCACCTACAAAGAAGATGTTCGTACCCGCATACCATTTGTCGGTGATATCCACATCAAGGCTTGCACCGCCTTTTATCTGCGGAAGGTTGAATGCTTCCTGAAGGTTTTCAGTGGAATAGCTAAAATAAGTTCCGTTAATTCCAAAATGTACTTTCTGTGAGAAATCTGCTTTCAGTTCTCCAAAGAAGCTGATTGTCTTCAGGTTGTCATATACCACACCAAAAGAGTTGCCGTTGGAATATCCCATAGCATCAGCCACAGTACCAAGTGCTGCATTATTAAGGAAAAATGCGTGATTGTCCTCATTCATATACGACCCGCGCACATTATAGGCTACTGTACTTGCCAACTTGCCTTTAAGCCCAACATAAATGTCATATTTCTGGTCGGTTGGGGCAACTATAAGCGTTGGCGAAACAAACGGGTTCTGGCTTACGAAATCGGCATACGAGTTCTGGCGCAATGTTCCTTCGGCACCGGCATAGGCTACCATAAGGTCGCCAACTACTTTATACGATGCTTTTACCTGCGGGTAAACAAATATCTTGTTGTCTGAATCATTGTTCATTTTGCCCATACTATAGAAGATCCCGGCACCCAATTGTACCGACAGGTCTTCTTTCTGGTAAAGCAGGCTTGGCTGTACGCCCAAATTAAAATGGCTGTAGCTAAGGTCGGCAAGATTAGTAATGTCTTTATCAAAAGACCCTCCCACATAATCGGCCACGAAATCGACTTTTATTTTTTCATCCATAATAGGAATATCGAGTGATGGCGTTATGAAAAAACGGTTCTCTGCCGATCCGTATGCGTCCCAAAAGCGTTTGTACTGCGCCGATGCATTATGGAAGAAACTATCCTTCGTTGCTATTTTCCCACCAATATAAAACGTCTGGTAGGTTTGCTGCGGGTCGATAGCTGCAATGGCTTCGGGCGTAAAAGTTACATAATCCAACGGAAGCCCGTACCAGTTATAGGTCTGGCGCTGGTAACCCAAATCAGTACTCCAATTGTAGCCCTGCTGGCGGCTGCCATAAGTAAGATCCAGTGCGGTGTTGTAATACTGGTCATCTAACTTTACATCTTTAATTCCGCCCTGCGATGACAGGTGGCGCAGCATCCCGCCCATGTAATCGGTATCGCTTACATTTTCGGTCACGAACAATTCGGCGTTGATGGTACCGTAATTGCCCACACCCAATGTAGCGTAGTTATTAAAGTATTTCTCTTTGGCTTCCTTGTCAACGGCGGCTGCCCTGCCCTTTGCCGGGGCAAAAGTGGATGCTACCGGGAATGAGAAGATGTTATATTTTATCTCTTCCTTTTTTGTATCCTCGTCGTCTTCGATAACAGGTGTTTCCTTTACCTTAAACGCATCCGATATGGTCGGGGTGTAGGGCTTTACCACGTTTACCACCTCGGTACCTATGTTTTCGTCCTTCTTTTGCGCGAAGGCTTCCTGCGCTCCTGCAAATGCTATCGCTATGGCTATGTATCTGAATTTGGTCTTCATGGCTTCAATTAGTTTTGGATGGATGAGTTACGTTTTGCTTCTTCGCCTTTGATGGTATCAAGCTCGGTTTGCGCTTCCTGCACTACATCAGGATAGGCCGTAAAGTTCTTGATAACGCTTTCGAGGATGTAGGTTGCCTGATAGCTGTCTTTCAGCCCGTAATAGTTCTTCGCCATAACCACAAGGCCTTTGGCACCGAAATATTTGTAACCCGAATAATCTTTTGACAGCTTTTGCACCACAGTGTTCGAAGCGTCAAATTTTCCTTCCTTATTTTTAAAATAGGCATCATAGTACATTGCCTCGGCAGCAAGCTCGCCTTTGGCGATGGTAAGCAATTTGGCGTATGCCGCTTTGGCCTTTACCTCATCATTGGTTTTTATGGCCGAACGTGCCACGATGATCTGTGCATCGCTTTTCACCCTGTCTTCCGTTTTGCTGTTAGCCAATACTTTCTCGGCGTAAACCACCGCATTAGCATAATCTTTCCCTTCATAGTAGCCTTTCATCAGGTTGGACTGGGCAAAGGTCACGTTCTGCGGGAAGTCGGCCTCCGTTTCCAGCCTTTTCAGTACCGGGATAGCTTTTACATAATCGTTTTTCTTCAGGTGGATATCCGCCAGCCTTACCAAAGCCTGCTCTGTAAACTCACTCCTTGGCTTGGAGATCACGAACTCATAATGCGGAATGGCATTGGCTTCAAGCCCATCAGCATAATACGACTGCGCGAGGTAGAAATTCGCTTTAAGCGACGAAATACCATTCGGAAACTTGGACACGTAGCTGCTAAGGGACGATATAGCCTGCTTGGTATTGTTTTGCAGGTACTGCTTTTCGGCAGCCTCAAAAGCGGTGTTATCAAGGTCGGCATCGCTGATATCAACGAATGTCAGGGTCTTTACCCATGCGGCATATTCGTCGGTACGGCCGTTATCTACATAAATAAGGCGTGCGGTTTCTACGGCTTCCATAGCTTCGGGAGTGTTCGGGAACTCGGCTACTACTTTTTTGAACTTGGCAAGCGCCTGGTCATCCTTTTCAGCATTGTAATAAATAAGCGCCTGGCGCATGATCGACTTACTTACATACGAGCTCGTTTTGTATTCGGCAATAAGCCTGTCGTAGGACTGTATGGCTTTGTCGGTCTGCTTTTCGGTTACATATGTGTTGCCGAGTTCGTATAAGGCATCATCGGCATATTTCGATTTTGGATAGGTCTGAACGAATTTCGTCAGGTCTTCTATCTTCTTCTCGTTCCTTCCCACAAACCCGTAGCTGATACCTTTTTGGAACAGTGCATAATCTGCATCAATGCCTTTCATGTCGATAGCCTTGTTGTAGGCTTCCATTGCCGGCCAGTACTTATTGGTTACAAAATTACTGTCGCCCAAACGGAGCAATGCATCGTTAAGGCGCACTTTATCATCTTTGTTTACAGCCACATAATCGCCAAAATGCTTAGCAGCCTGCTCATATTCTTTCAGCTTG
Above is a genomic segment from Flavobacterium album containing:
- a CDS encoding DUF488 family protein produces the protein MEKTPLYTIGHGTRKAEDFLVLLNRYSIKYLVDVRSVPYSRFNPQYRQAALKSFLEVNGITYVFMGDALGGRPKDKTCYNEKGRVDYSVISTKPFFRDRIERLKQACAGNISLAIMCSESKPSECHRTHLIANVLASEGIDVLHIDEKGNLLIHNLTDGTQGSLTLF
- the gyrB gene encoding DNA topoisomerase (ATP-hydrolyzing) subunit B, coding for MSEEIKKNSYSADSIQALEGMEHVRMRPSMYIGDVGVRGLHHLVYEVVDNSIDEAMGGHCDTIGVAINEDGSITVEDNGRGIPVDLHKKEGVSALEVVMTKIGAGGKFDKDSYKVSGGLHGVGVSVVNALSNHMRSTVFREGKIYEQEYERGKALYPVKQIGETERRGTTQTFYPDPTIFTQTIEFSYDTLAARMRELSFLNKGITITLTDKREKNDKGEYVSEVFHSDEGLKEYIRFLDANREPIVSHVISMESDKGEVPVEVALIYNTSYTENIFSYVNNINTHEGGTHLSGFRRGLTNTLKKYADSSGLLDKLKFEISGDDFREGLTAIISVKVAEPQFEGQTKTKLGNREVVAPVSQAVSEMLENYLEENPNDARVIVQKVILAAQARHAAKKAREMVQRKTVMGGGGLPGKLSDCSEQDPEKCEIFLVEGDSAGGTAKQGRDRAFQAILPLRGKILNVEKAMHHKVFENEEIRNIFTALGVTVGTAEDSKALNLEKLRYHKVVIMCDADVDGSHIATLILTFFFRFMKELIEGGHVYIATPPLYLVKKGTKKEYAWTDNQRDLISERMGGGTAIQRYKGLGEMNAEQLWDTTMDPEFRTLRQVSIDSLAEADRIFSMLMGDEVPPRREFIEKNAAYAKIDA
- a CDS encoding DUF6588 family protein translates to MHKPFLKGLFAVLLLVSGRAAAQADQEAIMQIGHLLNDALFFSDKYITPATDAAVYQSVSGWITTPKKRDLWEVSFGLHTNVFFTPQRDRNFTINNSDFTFFQLEQGTSATVPTALGNDHQVYLTGTLGNSPVRLETPQGIDMETVAYPYLQGALGLWYGTDLLVKYSPKVKLKKSDYQVYGVGLKHSFSQYFKSLEAKK
- the mdh gene encoding malate dehydrogenase, with translation MKVTIVGAGNVGATCADVISYRGIASEVVLLDIKEGFAEGKAMDIMQCATTTGFNTRVSGVTNDYAKTANSDVVVITSGIPRKPGMTREELIGINAGIVKSVAENVLQHSPNTIIVVVSNPMDTMTYLTLKATGLPKNRIIGMGGALDSSRFKYYLSKALDKPSNDVQGMVIGGHGDTTMIPLTRLASYNGSPVSNFLSQDVLDKVAADTMVGGATLTGLLGTSAWYAPGASVAYLVDSILNDQKKMIACSVLLEGEYGQEDICMGVPCIIGKNGLEEIVDIKLDEKEKALFAKSADAVRAMNGDLKSVLA
- a CDS encoding TonB-dependent receptor yields the protein MKTKFRYIAIAIAFAGAQEAFAQKKDENIGTEVVNVVKPYTPTISDAFKVKETPVIEDDEDTKKEEIKYNIFSFPVASTFAPAKGRAAAVDKEAKEKYFNNYATLGVGNYGTINAELFVTENVSDTDYMGGMLRHLSSQGGIKDVKLDDQYYNTALDLTYGSRQQGYNWSTDLGYQRQTYNWYGLPLDYVTFTPEAIAAIDPQQTYQTFYIGGKIATKDSFFHNASAQYKRFWDAYGSAENRFFITPSLDIPIMDEKIKVDFVADYVGGSFDKDITNLADLSYSHFNLGVQPSLLYQKEDLSVQLGAGIFYSMGKMNNDSDNKIFVYPQVKASYKVVGDLMVAYAGAEGTLRQNSYADFVSQNPFVSPTLIVAPTDQKYDIYVGLKGKLASTVAYNVRGSYMNEDNHAFFLNNAALGTVADAMGYSNGNSFGVVYDNLKTISFFGELKADFSQKVHFGINGTYFSYSTENLQEAFNLPQIKGGASLDVDITDKWYAGTNIFFVGDRKDMVFNENTQLEIVTLKSYFDLNAHAGYKYNERLTGFLKLNNITGQNYERWVNYQVQGFQFLIGASYKFNF
- a CDS encoding DUF6588 family protein, with translation MSYSKEDVEFSFLDVKTDYGTLGINTINGLVDTWQAQVSGSKEFGRWEVMASFMVNTSDFKYKVGGPKGTIENTLPLQQILNTRLHEIYKTKVNYIGEASLRYNIGRFDVQTILAFGKFVNANISLQYTIKNNNKPEIQN
- the asnB gene encoding asparagine synthase B, whose product is MCGILAIIGKGKDEALVKQLSKRMSHRGPDESDLHVTEKGHILSHERLSVIDLHTGKQPIQGTKSAWMVHNGEIYNHRKLRDTVLKGHTFRTTSDSEVIVHLYEEYGYDFCNLLDGMFAFVVIDGDDFIAGRDPLGVKPLYYGLDERGRIYFASEMKSIADQCQTFSTFPPGHYYTPQTGFVKYYRPQWEDASKAVEAVDLEAIRKTLTQAVEKRLMSDVPIGVLLSGGLDSSLTSSIAARLMKDSGQVLHSFSIGLDAMAPDAVAARKVAEFLGTEHHEVHFTIEQGIAILDKLIWHLETYDVTSIRASTPMYFLSKAITDMGIKVVLSGEGADEIFGGYLYFRNAPSPSDFQKETIERVQKLFTADLLRADKSTMAHGLEARVPFLDKQFLELAIKINPEDKQPKTYDGVEKYILRKAFDTPEQPYLPDEVLWRQKEQFSDGVGYSWIDTLIEYCSAQVTDAELENAEQRFPYNTPVTKEAYFYRSVFHKHFPQVSAAQTVRKWIPKWQENTDPSGRANAAHVHADTAIACAKAEV